In the Trichoderma atroviride chromosome 4, complete sequence genome, TCCCCTTCCAATGGCTGGTCCATGAATAGGGAGGTATTTTCGAAATCTTATGCGAATGGATAGTTCGTTttgttttgctcttttctaTTGCTTACACTTCCCTTCTCCTCGCTGTCATTAATAATGAATATCTTTGGCAATGCGACAATCTAGTGGGAGAGTGTTGGAAGGTTACGCTGTATTTTTATCTACCTAGTTTTGAATGAAGTGGTACGCACCAGGAgctcttctatttctttcTCTATTCTTGTGATGTACTCTCTAGTTACTGGTCTAATGTTGTCTATTCTATAATAGTCGACAATCTGTATGGTGCACTGTAAGGCATGCCTTGTTCAAATATTTACAAAGTTTATACTATGTCTTTCTCATCCCCGCCAGCTGTTCTTCTCATCAAAGCCCATGGCCGACGCCACGATGGTTTGTGGTTACCACCAGCGCCGCTATTCCCTCCAGGGCCACCACATTCAGCTGGCCGTCTCATAGTGAGCCTCCTCTTGCGGCCTTTGGACGGCGAAAGCGCAGATACAGACCGGGCATCTCTAGAAGTAGAAGAGTGCAGCTCGCGAAAGAGACGGGGTAAGAAGCCGAAGAGACGGACGAGTAGATGGAGGAGCGAGAGAGATAACTCGTGAATCTTTTGGATGCACTGGACAAAGGGCCGGGTTTGGATGAGgtagaggaggatgatgaaggggACGCCGACGAGGACCATTGTGACGGGGAAGCGCCAGTCTGTTACGGGGATATGGAGCTCTGTGATGCCGAAGACGGACTGTTGGTTTGATTTGTTAGTATCTTATAGACATTGTAAATACATGGATGTTTATGGTTGTTACTGTTGGTATATGATGACacttgatgccatcttgtGATGAGGGATATAGAATGGTGGCTTCACTTACAGTTACAAACGTaagaggcaaaaagagcATGCTAATCACAGTCAGAATGCGGATATTATCCCCCTGATCGATAGCCCGTCTGCTCTCCTTGATCGAACTCCCGCTAAACAGCTGATCCCTCAgattctcaatctcctttcGCGTGCGCTCATTCCGCTTCAGCACCTCACTCAGGTCACTCACGACCTTATCCAGCTCCCTCCGCAAGACAGCCATCTTGGCGGCATAGTCCATTGCCTCGGGGGACTGCGGCGGCGAAGGGTGCGGCCACAGCAGCGGATGCGTGCCGGCCCAGAAGTCGTCGGTGAAGGTGTCGACGTAGGCGGCGatcatggccttgatgccgGTGTTTATGACGGCGAGGGTGTTGTAGGCCCAGAAGTAGCGGCGGATGTAGGTGAAGTGCTTGTCTTCGAAGAGGAGCTTGTCGCGGAGGTGGTGGTTGAACATGAATTCCGTGGGAGGCGTGATGAGCTTGGTGATGCGCTCGTGGAGGATCTGGTTCCTTTTGCCGGCGTCGCGGTACTCTGTTATCAGGAGCTCTAGGAAGGCGTACGGGCCGTTGCAGAATCTTTTGAGCTCCTGGAAGTCGTCGCCCCTGACTGTGTGTTCGTCGTCGGGGAAGCTCTGGATGCTGAGGAGGTGCCAGGGCCCGAATGTGTCGAAGAGGAAGCCTTCCTTGGCGCGCTCTCTGCGAGGCCGCATTTTGAGCGTCTTGGTTGGCTCGCCTTCTAGAGAGAGGGCAAGGATGGAGCCGCATTCGGCAATGTCGATGTGGTCGTCGAGGCGTTTGTCCGAAGGGCGTCTTTCGTAGAGCTGCCAGGGGGCCGGGTCAAGATCTTTAGGGACGAGGGTGTAGTatttgaagacgaagaagaaggatcgTTGGCGGAGatgagaggaggaagagaatgacGATGTGCCGCCGCCCTTTATGTTGTTGGATATGTTTAGGGGGGACAGCATGGGagatgctgaagatgcataagctgatgaagatggagatcGCTCGTAGGCTCGATGCATGAAGGCGTGGGTTCGGCCGCCGTTGGGGTCGTCGGAGAGGAGGTGGTGAAGGAGCTCCGTCATGTCGAAGTGAGGCGACATGGTGAGATGTAGGGCGGCGAGCATAAGTGGCGTCGGCTCTTGGACGATGCTATCTCTGGTATTAGTAGAGGTAGTAGAGGTGGCATATACCTGGatcaaaacaaacaaacgaATGAGTagtggatgatgacgacggaATAAAAGGGGCAGAGCACAACGTACGTGATCCGACCAACAGCCTGGCCGCCAAAGTTGACTTCCTTGATAGACTCCCAAACAATCGGCGCATCGACGATAAACTCGGGCGACTCTGGCGGCTCTTCGCCAACATATCTGACGAAGCCTTGGACATCAACATCCAAGGTCGTCTTGACAGGCCTATCATCCTGCCCAACCTCGTATACTTCAAACGTTGAGCTGTCAAAACGCTCtccctcagcagcagcagactcgCGAAAAGACTGCATGGAATCGATTTCCCACGACGGCAAAGGCTCATCCTTGTCGTCGAGCCGGCTGGAGAAGTCGTTGCAAAAGTCCGAGTCACGAAGATGCTTGATGAGTTCTTCGTCGGAGAAGCTCCTTGGTGCGAGTTTCCCGCGGACCTGTGAAGACGTGCCCTCAGCCGGAACATGACGAGCAGACGAACCATCGAGAAGAGGGATGAAGGGAATCTCTTCGTCCGGGATGCTGCCATAGCCACTGCCGGTGGGATGGTTGAGATTTGGCGTAAGTGGAAGGATCCGGGGAGAGGGATAATATGATGGGCGTTCATGGGTGCATGTATCGGGAGTATCGCGACGTGGACGAGGCAGCAGGATGCTGTTGGCATCGCTGGTGAAGGTGAGCGCTCGCAGAGGAGGCGTTGCCAGGCCGTGGATGTCGGAGCGCTCTCGTTTATGGGCGCCGAGGGTTTCATGGAAGCTGTGGAGGCTGCGCAGATACTGCTCGTGATGATGCTCGACCGATCTGACGAGCTCTTCCAAGCTGGTGTTGCCGCGCGGCTGAGCAGCCATGGCTGAGTTGAATATCTTGTTTGATCAAATCCAAGGATGATGATATCAAGTATCTGAGTcttgttttattatttagcaacagcaacaataaTTCTACAATACTGCAAAAgtagcaaaagaagcaaagagcgTCCATATTATCGAATCTCACAACACAAGGAGGGcgttatatacatgtatccaacTTCAAACCCCAGacctcagctcagctcggcTGCCTCTTCCATCCACCGAGGCCAAAAACAGGATGACGCAGCACTGCTGCAGTGCTTCGGAGTCGCCCGCCTACGTGTTCTTTATTACAAAGCCAGGCACATGCTTTAGAGCTGCAGCATGAAAATGCGAAAAAAGAACAATGCCATTCCTTTTGCCTTGGCGCCCGTTACAGGCTGCAGCAGTTTTGCGCGATGCGAAAAGGCTGAGCGATGGCGTCGCACAACCCCACGTGCAGCTGTGTCCTGTGAGCACAGGTCCATCCTCCAAGGCGCCGGGGAACAAGGCCGACGGCTGTCTAATTGTTTTTAGCTCGGTGTCCTGGTGTGGTTAACAAGGGGCATCCTTTGCTGCCTTCGCTGTTGTCCAGCATGTTCGCTTTTGAGTAAAGTCGCTTCTTGGCGCTCAAAAAGTGAGGCGAGCAAAAGTGAGGCTGAGGTGGTCTTTTGCCCGTCTAAGCGTGGACAGGCGGGTTGGTGCGGCTGGAGGCGGCCGAGGCCATGAAACTGGCGGCAACGCCCCAAACTGAGGTTTCCATCATTATAGATACCTGCTTGTCATACCAAAGTGCGTGGGGGGCTTCGCGgcacatacatacatgaTAGCAATAGTAAATCTCTGCTTCAGCCGAGTGCGGAGAGGCTTCAAGATTCCGCTTGCGCAGCCCGTGACGCAGATCTCGCACGAGGCATGGAGACGGCAGGAATAACGTCGATGCTCCGTCTGTCCGACGGGGCGATGAGACGTCCACTCCGGCGGCCGACGACAAATGCTCCTTAGTCACAAACATGGTCCATTATCGACACCATGGTAGCCTCGACATCCAGTGCCGTCATCCGTCATATGCTATCATTTTGTCTTCTTGTCACTAATTATAACAAGATCTTTGAGGATATCACCAATTATACCGAAACCGCCTATCCACCCCTCCCTCCTAGCCGAtgccatcccatcccataGTGTCTTCGTAACTCTATGTCCCGTCTAAATGGCACAACGCCATAAAAGCAAAGTGTGCTCAATACCCGAACACAGAAAAAGCTCGTCGGAGCTGCGTGATGGTGTGAATTACGACACGACTGAAACGGGGTTgtgagcggcggcggcaccatcaacctccatggcatcatcatcaccatccgCCCcgccttcgccttcttcctcttcctctagCTCGTCTTCACTCTCGCCCTCAATGTCAACGCTGCCATCTTCGGAcatctcgtcctcttcatgATCGTGATCATGTCCGTTCTGGTGCTCGCTCTCAATGCCAGCcatctcatcgtcttcgCCCTTTCCTTTGGCGACCGCTTCGTCAGCAGCCTCTtcggcagcctcgtcctcggctTCCTCAGCACCGTACTCTTCCTCGTCCGCAGCAAGGTCGGCCTCAGGTTGCTCAGGAGGGAATTCAGGGGGCGCAGAGAGCTCAGAGTCCCTATTGACAACACCATTAGAATTTGTCATTTAATGTTTGATGCAGCATGTGTTCTCACCATTTGATAGCGAAACGGGTCACACGTGGCTTCTCGGCGAGGACGTTTCGCTTCACCCTCTCAATGATCGGCTTCGCAGGTGGCTCAGCGTTGAGCTCATCCGAGTCGTACTCGTTGTTGACGTAGTATCCGACGCGCACAAACTCGCGGCCATCGTAGGCGCAGGTCAGGAGGATGACCGTCACGCCAAGGACATCAGCGTCGGGGATGCGAGTGGTGTTGGGAGCCTCGGCCTCGAAGACGAATTTGTTGACTCCAACCGGAATGGGACCGACAAGAAGGGAGTCTAGCTCCTGGTCATATTGATCGCTGCGATGGGTTAGAACTGGAGGGAGGGGATGATGCCCAACGAAGATGGTCGTTCTTACGAAGTAGCGGATCCGACGTAGGTCAGCTTCCACTCGAGATCTGTGCGCAGTCAGTTAGAAAACCGCATAGCAATAGATTCGGGGTGCTACATCAACACGACTCACCCTTCTCAAGCGACTCAAGGCACTCGAATGTGATCTCAAACTCGTACTTGTCGGTGAATTTGGCGGGGTTATTCATCACCCTAACGCCAAGAAGTGACACGACAGACATGGTGGCGGATTTTCGAGAAAATAACAACAGGCAATTAGCAGAGATGATGTGTTGGCTGCGAGCGAATCTCAATTGAACAAGGCGATGGGGAAAAGTTTGCGCAGGGTCCAGTCGTCGAAGGGATAGAAGGGACGAAGAAGTCGTCGGAGGGGCAACCAAGAAAGTCGGTAACCGTGGAGATGATGCCTGGAAAACGACGTGCGGCGGAGAAGCGAAAGCCCAGTCGTGGCGCAAATGCAAGAGAATCGGCAAGTCGCTGGCTTTTATGTGTGCagagagaagggaagagaCGCGGCTGCTTCTGGTGGCAGAATTGGTAAACTGACAAAAAGGTGAACACAAGTTGATCAGGTATACTCTAGCCTCTGGAGACGCGACCGTAGCGCTTCGCGTAAAGTGGTTGTGTGGCGCCTGTGATTTGGCCGATCCTACAGAGGTACACAGGTACATGGGCTGGGCACCTCGTGGATGCCTTGTCGCTGAGGTTGCGAGTACCCTGGCCGCCCCGAGCTGAGacagaagctgctgggctgTTGAGCGGGTCAGGCGCTGGCAAGCCGGCCAGCCAGCACGTACCTGCCGCTGAAACGCCCCGTACCCAGTACCTCGCGCACGCAAGACTGCCAGCCTGGTCCACAGCCTTCCCCAATCGGGAGCTTGGGTGACTCTAATTTTCAAGTGCTCCAATTCCCAcctcagcaccagcatcatctcggcCAAACACGTTTCTGGCGCGTGCTCCCTGATTCTGATCTAGGGACCGCTGTTTCGCCTTGCTCTAGCTGGACGGCAGCTCTGTCGCGTTGTATCGATCCCGATTTCGCACCTCCACGGAAGCGCTGCGGCTTCTTGCCTGACGCTGACGACGAGCGACGCGGTTTGCTGGCCGGCAAGGACGAAAACGGTATCTACCTTGCCCGCTACACTGTGGCAGTATAAAGGTTTGGAGCTTGCCATCATTCGCTACAGCGACGGTGTTTTAACTGGAACCTTATAGTTTCTCAGAGTCGATCGATTCGTAACCTGTCGCGACACCCTCGCAGCGTCGCTGCTGAGCAAGAATCTCCGATTATTCGTTGCGTGAGCCATTGACGCTCCCCCCAATCGTCAAAGTATTGCTCAATTGGGGCTTCACTGATACCCCCTGTGGTACTTTGAGTtgaattataaaaaaagctaaacAAGATGGCTTCCGAAGGCACTTCGTGGGACGATGATGGATTTGCGGCTGCCGAAGGCGCTCATACTCAGCATAGCGACGAACAAGTTGATAACTTTGCTCAAGACTCTCATGTGTCAGGTGAATCAGCGGATAATGGAACAGAGGATGGAGGGGATTATGACCCAGAATATGTCCCCGTTGAAACAGTTCTCCCAGACCCTCCTGTCCCTGAAGACGCCGCTCCCGCTCTCGCTGCCCCCGCTGTCCTTTCTCAACGTCCAACACCCAAACCAAAAATGTCTGGTGGCTTCTTAGTGGAAGcctccgacgacgacgaagaagacgatgaaggaGACAACTCAGGCCCGGCCGAGTCCTCGGTATCGCAGAGCCAAGTTGGTCAGCCCACTGAGATAAAGGCCAATGTTCCAGTTCCTCCTGTATCCACTAATGTTCCATCCAACGTGACTGCAACGCCTATGGCTAGCCTTGACCCGGTAACGTTATTCGAGGCTCGCATTAAAGAGGACCCTCGGGGGGGATATGGATGCCTGGGTGAATCTCATTGCCGAACATAGGCGCAACAACAGACTGGATGATGTTCGCAAGGTTTATAACCAGTTTTTGGAGAACTTTCCTCAATCGGTAAGTTTGAGAGGCCTAACAGGCCGACCGCTCCAAATTCGCGAAGAGGAGCCCCTATTCTTTTCAAATCTTGATGCATGACTGACAGTAATAGGCGGACATGTGGGTAGAATGGATTGAGTTGGAGCTCGGCATGGACAATTTTGTCAATGCCGAGCAGCTGTTCGGACGATGCTTGATGACCGTTCCCAACGTCAAGCTCTGGACCGTTTATCTCAACTACATTCGCCGTCGAAACGACCTCAATAATGATTCGAATGGCCAGGCCAGGAGAACTGTGACCCAATCGTATGAGTTTGTAATCGATAACATTGGCGTTGACCGGGACTCGGGAAATATCTGGCAGGATTACGTGCAGTTTATAAAAAGCGGCCCCGGACAGATTGGAGGCACTGGTTGGCAAGACCAACAGAAGATGGACCAGCTGCGTAAAGCGTACCATCGTGCAATCAACGTTCCCATGTCGACGGTGAACAACCTGTGGAAAGATTACGATCAGTTCGAAATGGCGCTTAATAAAGTAACGGTGCGTCTTCCCACCCATGGATAATGGTACGCCCTCTGCTAACTCGACAATAGGGACGCAAATTTATCCAGGAGCGATCTCCTGGTTACATGTCTGCGAAGAGTGGCAATATTGCCTTGGATAATATGACGCGGGGTTTGAAGCGTTCAAACCTCCCTAGATTGCCACCAGCGCCCGGTTTTGAAGGTGATCAAGAGTTTCGCGATCAAGTTGCGTTATGGAAGAAGTGGATCGAGTGGGAAAAGGAAGATCCGCTTGTGCTCAAGGCAGACGAGCCCAAAGTCTTTGCACAGCGAGTCCTGTACTGCTACAAGCAggcattgatggctttgCGTTTCTGGCCCGAACTTTGGGTCGATGCGGCAGAATGGTGTCTTCAGAACGATGCAGGAGACGTTGACAAAGAAATGGGTGCCGAGTTTTTGGTACAAGGCATTGCTGCGAACCCTGAGAGCGTGTTACTAGCTCTGAAGCATGCAGACTACATTGAGTCCACGTCTCCACTGCGAGAAGGAGATAAATCCGAGTTTGCCAAAGCTGTTCGGAAGCCTTTTGATGATGTCTTGAACACGTTGTATGCGATGGGAGACAAGGCGAAAGAGCGCGAAAAGCTGGAAATTTCCACCCTCCGGCAAGCGGCTGCTCAGGAGGCACCTGTACAGCAGTCAATCGAACATAATTACGACGATGACTACGAACAAGGGACGCAAAAGAAGGTATCTACCGAGGAGCGTATCGCCGTAATCCAGAAAGGCTACGCCGCAGAGACCAACCTTCTCTCCCGCACCATTTCATATGTGTGgattgccatggccagggCAATCCGCCGTattcaaggcaaaggcaaccAGACAGACGGCGGATTGCGCAAAGTCTTCACTGATGCACGACAAAAGGGGCGCCTGACCAGCGACGTATATGTTGCCGTTGCTTTGCTGGAATCCGTAGTTTACAAAGATACAGTTGGCGCCAAGATTTTTGAGCGCGGAGCCCGCCTGTTTCCCAATGATGAAGGCTTCATCGTTGAATACTTGAAGTTTTTGCATTCCAAGGACGATACTACGAGTAAGTCATTCAACTGCCGTGATGTATCGGCTGAAGTATAGTAATCATGTCTGACTGCCATTCTAGATGCTCGAGTAGTCTTCGAGACTTGCGTTAACCGCCTTATCGCCAACCCAGAGACACTCCACAAGGCGAAGCCTCTATACGCATATTTCCACAAATACGAATCTCAATACGGCGAACTGTCTCAGATCCACAAGATCGAAGCGAGAATGGCGGAATTGTTCCCTGAGGACCCCAGACTCAACATCTTTGCTGCCCGCTACTCGACTGACAAGTTCGATCCCGTCGCCGCCCCCGTCATTATTTCGAAGGCTGCGCAAATGCGGCCAAAGTTTGCCTCCCTCATCACTGAGCAACCTGCATCAGCACGCAACAGCTTTCCCCCGCAGCGAGAGCTGAGCCCACGGCCGCAGTATAGCAGAGCTACTGCTTCTCCGAAGCGCCCCCTGGGTCcagatgacgaagagctcAATCCTCCAAAGAGGCTCGCCAGAGGATCATCCCCTCTCAAAGGGGCGGCTGGCCGACGGCTcgaccagcagcgccgcaaCCAGTCATCGGCCCTCCATCGTGACATTACGTTCCTCTTGGGAATTCTTCCTCCTGCCCATACCTATGACTCGCAACGACTCAGTGCAGCCAACATGGTCTCTCTCCTACGCGATACGCCGCTTCCAGACTATGGAACTTGGAAGGCACAAACCGGGGGACAATACCGCTTTACCGCTCCAGTACATGGGCGACAGCCTTCGGGAGACTTTCCAAGGCCGATCAGCCCGTATGGCCGAATTGCACCTGCATCCAACGTCTATAGACAGTCGCCTCTAAGGACAGAGACCGGCGGCACGTTCCCAACGATTCCCTACGGGGCGACCGACGCAAGTGGAACTCCAAACCAATGGCCTCCGGCGCCGCCACCATCTGGATTCGGCGCACCAGCTCCAAGCCAGTTTGGAGGATATCGCTTTCAGTAGAAAACAAGGAGACTTGGTGGATTCTAACGAAAGACTTGAGTATGTTTAGCAAATTGGACATTTACGACTGGATAATGAAGGAgataagagaagaagaagaatatagCTTGTTGTTCGAAGATATGAGGGTTGACGGTAAATGCTTACTCTTCTCGATGCATTCCGAAGGCGTTTGGC is a window encoding:
- a CDS encoding uncharacterized protein (EggNog:ENOG41~TransMembrane:3 (i633-655o667-685i697-719o)); the protein is MAAQPRGNTSLEELVRSVEHHHEQYLRSLHSFHETLGAHKRERSDIHGLATPPLRALTFTSDANSILLPRPRRDTPDTCTHERPSYYPSPRILPLTPNLNHPTGSGYGSIPDEEIPFIPLLDGSSARHVPAEGTSSQVRGKLAPRSFSDEELIKHLRDSDFCNDFSSRLDDKDEPLPSWEIDSMQSFRESAAAEGERFDSSTFEVYEVGQDDRPVKTTLDVDVQGFVRYVGEEPPESPEFIVDAPIVWESIKEVNFGGQAVGRITIVQEPTPLMLAALHLTMSPHFDMTELLHHLLSDDPNGGRTHAFMHRAYERSPSSSAYASSASPMLSPLNISNNIKGGGTSSFSSSSHLRQRSFFFVFKYYTLVPKDLDPAPWQLYERRPSDKRLDDHIDIAECGSILALSLEGEPTKTLKMRPRRERAKEGFLFDTFGPWHLLSIQSFPDDEHTVRGDDFQELKRFCNGPYAFLELLITEYRDAGKRNQILHERITKLITPPTEFMFNHHLRDKLLFEDKHFTYIRRYFWAYNTLAVINTGIKAMIAAYVDTFTDDFWAGTHPLLWPHPSPPQSPEAMDYAAKMAVLRRELDKVVSDLSEVLKRNERTRKEIENLRDQLFSGSSIKESRRAIDQGDNIRILTVISMLFLPLTFVTSVFGITELHIPVTDWRFPVTMVLVGVPFIILLYLIQTRPFVQCIQKIHELSLSLLHLLVRLFGFLPRLFRELHSSTSRDARSVSALSPSKGRKRRLTMRRPAECGGPGGNSGAGGNHKPSWRRPWALMRRTAGGDEKDIV
- a CDS encoding uncharacterized protein (BUSCO:EOG092D3WSA), whose product is MSVVSLLGVRVMNNPAKFTDKYEFEITFECLESLEKDLEWKLTYVGSATSDQYDQELDSLLVGPIPVGVNKFVFEAEAPNTTRIPDADVLGVTVILLTCAYDGREFVRVGYYVNNEYDSDELNAEPPAKPIIERVKRNVLAEKPRVTRFAIKWDSELSAPPEFPPEQPEADLAADEEEYGAEEAEDEAAEEAADEAVAKGKGEDDEMAGIESEHQNGHDHDHEEDEMSEDGSVDIEGESEDELEEEEEGEGGADGDDDAMEVDGAAAAHNPVSVVS
- a CDS encoding uncharacterized protein (BUSCO:EOG092D0RY3) — its product is MDAWVNLIAEHRRNNRLDDVRKVYNQFLENFPQSADMWVEWIELELGMDNFVNAEQLFGRCLMTVPNVKLWTVYLNYIRRRNDLNNDSNGQARRTVTQSYEFVIDNIGVDRDSGNIWQDYVQFIKSGPGQIGGTGWQDQQKMDQLRKAYHRAINVPMSTVNNLWKDYDQFEMALNKVTGRKFIQERSPGYMSAKSGNIALDNMTRGLKRSNLPRLPPAPGFEGDQEFRDQVALWKKWIEWEKEDPLVLKADEPKVFAQRVLYCYKQALMALRFWPELWVDAAEWCLQNDAGDVDKEMGAEFLVQGIAANPESVLLALKHADYIESTSPLREGDKSEFAKAVRKPFDDVLNTLYAMGDKAKEREKLEISTLRQAAAQEAPVQQSIEHNYDDDYEQGTQKKVSTEERIAVIQKGYAAETNLLSRTISYVWIAMARAIRRIQGKGNQTDGGLRKVFTDARQKGRLTSDVYVAVALLESVVYKDTVGAKIFERGARLFPNDEGFIVEYLKFLHSKDDTTNARVVFETCVNRLIANPETLHKAKPLYAYFHKYESQYGELSQIHKIEARMAELFPEDPRLNIFAARYSTDKFDPVAAPVIISKAAQMRPKFASLITEQPASARNSFPPQRELSPRPQYSRATASPKRPLGPDDEELNPPKRLARGSSPLKGAAGRRLDQQRRNQSSALHRDITFLLGILPPAHTYDSQRLSAANMVSLLRDTPLPDYGTWKAQTGGQYRFTAPVHGRQPSGDFPRPISPYGRIAPASNVYRQSPLRTETGGTFPTIPYGATDASGTPNQWPPAPPPSGFGAPAPSQFGGYRFQ